In Ectothiorhodosinus mongolicus, one DNA window encodes the following:
- a CDS encoding ferredoxin:protochlorophyllide reductase (ATP-dependent) subunit N, with amino-acid sequence MSADLERRIPIIRERGQHSVFCGLTGIIWLHRKIQDAFFLIIGSRTCAHLMQSAAGVMIFAEPRFGTAIIEERDLAGMADANEELDRVVGRLLERRPDIRMLFLVGSCPSEVIKLDLSRAAERLSQHYSPGVRILNYTGSGIETTFTQGEDSCLSALVPELETRPAGSNQQLLVVGTLADIVEDQFTRLFKAMGIEQVDYLPSRRSDTLPSVGENTVFLLAQPFLGETARALEKRGAKYLSAPFPLGVEGTTGWLKAAATAFDVDEARFDEVTQPGIARAKKSLETYIPQLTGKRLFMFPDSQLEIPLARFLHREVGMELLEIGTPYLHKGHLEHELAWLPEDVQLSEGQDVDKQLDRCRAAKPDVVVCGLGQANPLEAEGITTKWSIELVFSPIQGYDQAADLAELFARPLLRRQKLKV; translated from the coding sequence ATGAGCGCCGATCTCGAACGCCGCATTCCGATTATTCGCGAACGCGGCCAGCACTCGGTGTTTTGCGGGCTGACCGGCATTATCTGGCTGCACCGCAAGATCCAAGATGCTTTCTTTTTGATCATTGGCTCGCGTACCTGCGCGCACCTGATGCAATCGGCCGCCGGCGTGATGATTTTCGCTGAGCCGCGCTTTGGCACGGCGATTATCGAAGAACGCGACCTGGCAGGCATGGCGGATGCCAATGAGGAGCTAGATCGTGTCGTGGGGCGTCTGCTAGAGCGGCGTCCCGACATACGCATGCTGTTCTTGGTGGGCTCTTGCCCCTCAGAAGTCATTAAGCTGGATTTGAGTCGAGCGGCTGAGCGCCTGTCGCAACATTACTCCCCAGGCGTACGGATTCTGAATTACACCGGCAGCGGCATTGAGACCACCTTCACCCAAGGCGAGGACAGCTGTTTGTCAGCCTTGGTGCCCGAACTGGAGACCCGTCCGGCCGGCTCTAACCAGCAACTGTTGGTGGTCGGCACCTTGGCCGATATCGTCGAGGACCAGTTCACACGCTTGTTCAAAGCCATGGGCATTGAGCAGGTCGATTATCTGCCGTCGCGTCGTTCGGATACACTGCCTAGCGTCGGCGAAAACACCGTGTTCTTGCTGGCCCAACCATTTTTGGGTGAAACCGCGCGCGCTCTAGAAAAACGCGGCGCGAAATACCTGTCGGCGCCCTTCCCGCTAGGGGTCGAGGGCACAACGGGCTGGCTCAAAGCCGCAGCAACGGCCTTCGACGTGGATGAGGCCCGCTTTGATGAAGTCACCCAGCCAGGGATCGCTCGCGCCAAGAAAAGCCTGGAGACCTATATCCCACAGCTCACCGGCAAGCGCTTATTCATGTTCCCGGATTCGCAACTGGAAATCCCCCTGGCGCGATTCTTACACCGCGAGGTGGGTATGGAATTGCTCGAGATCGGTACGCCGTATTTGCACAAGGGCCACCTAGAGCACGAGCTGGCCTGGTTACCAGAGGATGTGCAGCTCAGCGAAGGTCAAGATGTGGACAAGCAGCTCGATCGCTGCCGCGCCGCGAAGCCGGATGTGGTGGTCTGTGGATTGGGTCAGGCCAATCCCCTGGAGGCTGAGGGCATTACCACCAAATGGTCCATTGAGCTGGTATTTAGCCCCATACAAGGCTATGACCAGGCCGCTGATTTGGCGGAACTTTTTGCTCGGCCACTGCTGCGCCGACAAAAACTTAAGGTATAA
- the bchF gene encoding 2-vinyl bacteriochlorophyllide hydratase, whose translation MPSAGSGRKAPPPLYTPEQRKRRDETHWTLVQGILAPTQFLVFIISTWLVVRYLQTGEGLFWAHASIVLKTLILYTIMVTGAIWEKVVFGHYLFAKQFFWEDVVSMAVIALHTIYMASLFVAFLTVEQQMYLALVAYAIYVINAAQFILKLRAARLGEAAAKAQAATSASAENPPMGTSASTGSETRT comes from the coding sequence ATGCCCTCTGCCGGCAGCGGCCGCAAGGCGCCACCCCCGCTGTATACCCCAGAACAGCGCAAACGACGCGATGAAACACACTGGACTTTGGTGCAGGGCATTCTCGCGCCCACCCAATTTTTGGTGTTCATCATCAGCACCTGGCTGGTAGTGCGCTATTTGCAGACTGGTGAGGGTTTGTTCTGGGCGCATGCCTCGATCGTGCTTAAGACATTGATTTTGTACACCATCATGGTCACCGGTGCGATCTGGGAAAAAGTCGTCTTTGGTCATTATCTGTTCGCCAAACAGTTCTTCTGGGAGGACGTGGTCAGCATGGCGGTGATCGCCTTGCACACGATTTATATGGCTTCGCTGTTCGTGGCGTTTTTGACCGTCGAGCAGCAAATGTATCTGGCCTTGGTGGCTTATGCGATTTACGTCATCAACGCCGCACAGTTTATTCTTAAGCTACGCGCTGCAAGGCTGGGTGAGGCGGCTGCGAAAGCTCAGGCAGCCACCTCAGCATCAGCCGAGAATCCACCCATGGGAACCAGCGCGAGTACCGGTTCGGAGACGCGGACATGA
- the chlG gene encoding chlorophyll synthase ChlG, producing the protein MSAVPAPRALLELLKPVTWFPPMWAYACGVVSAGVAFGERWVLIVVGVLLAGPLVCGTSQIVNDWYDRHVDAINEPNRPIPSGRVPGTWGFWYAVVWTLLSLAVATVLGIWGFLAAALGLLLAWAYSAPPTRLKKNGWYGNSAVAICYEGVPWFTGVVVMVGVFPDWRIVAVAVLYSIGAHGIMTLNDFKSIEGDKRMGLGSLPVQLGVDRAAHLACWVMALPQVVVIGLLLGWGAPGYALAVTAVLLAQVALMTRLVQKPKELAPWYNGTGITLYVSGMMVTAFALRSMELM; encoded by the coding sequence ATGTCTGCCGTTCCCGCCCCTCGCGCGCTCCTTGAGCTCCTCAAACCTGTCACTTGGTTCCCGCCGATGTGGGCTTATGCCTGCGGCGTGGTCTCTGCGGGCGTGGCTTTTGGTGAGCGCTGGGTGCTGATTGTTGTGGGTGTGTTGTTGGCCGGGCCTTTGGTCTGTGGCACCAGCCAGATTGTGAACGATTGGTACGATCGCCACGTCGATGCCATCAATGAGCCGAACCGGCCGATTCCTTCGGGGCGCGTACCTGGGACTTGGGGATTTTGGTATGCCGTGGTTTGGACGCTGCTGTCCTTGGCGGTCGCTACCGTGCTCGGGATTTGGGGATTTTTGGCGGCAGCTTTAGGGCTTTTGTTGGCTTGGGCGTATAGCGCACCGCCGACGCGACTGAAGAAAAACGGCTGGTATGGCAATTCCGCGGTGGCGATTTGCTATGAGGGTGTGCCGTGGTTCACCGGCGTGGTGGTGATGGTAGGCGTATTCCCGGATTGGCGTATTGTTGCCGTGGCCGTGCTTTATAGCATCGGTGCCCACGGCATCATGACCTTGAACGATTTCAAATCCATCGAAGGCGATAAGCGCATGGGCCTGGGCTCTTTGCCGGTGCAGTTGGGTGTGGATCGCGCGGCGCATTTGGCGTGTTGGGTGATGGCGTTGCCGCAGGTGGTGGTGATTGGCCTGCTGCTGGGTTGGGGTGCTCCGGGATATGCGTTGGCGGTGACCGCCGTGCTGCTGGCGCAGGTAGCGCTGATGACGCGTTTGGTGCAAAAGCCTAAGGAACTGGCGCCTTGGTATAACGGTACCGGCA